A stretch of the Balneolales bacterium ANBcel1 genome encodes the following:
- the pheA gene encoding prephenate dehydratase — translation MADKKMAEDVKKEQLLKFREQIDQLDQQLIRTLAQRQEVVREVFSKKLSDSSLIRDADREEALLKKVREMAINAGVDPYFAEQLFRDIIYQSVRFQSHSLLDHQNNKLDVRSISVSYQGTRGAYSHQAAMRHFSERYDDIRCIGFKTFHQAAAAVEEGETDVAILPIENTTAGSINDTYDVLAEKELHIIGEEVLKVNHCLMTTRPVEISDVKRIISHPQAISQCSRFLAELTHCRVDPYTDTAMAAKKVKEDADPAQAAIASSYAAELYELYIIAKDMANQPGNYTRFVIVSRDPIVCDPQIPAKTSLLLATVHEKGALLKCLKVLEKHGINMTKLESRPRLGKPWQYLFYVDLEGNREESNMRAALKKIEDKAAHFKILGCYPAQQAGN, via the coding sequence ATGGCGGATAAAAAAATGGCGGAAGATGTCAAAAAAGAACAACTGCTGAAGTTCAGGGAGCAGATCGATCAACTCGACCAACAGCTGATCCGAACCCTGGCGCAGCGGCAGGAGGTAGTCAGGGAAGTGTTTTCCAAAAAGCTGTCGGACAGTTCACTGATTCGCGATGCCGACCGTGAGGAAGCCCTGCTGAAGAAAGTACGTGAAATGGCCATAAATGCCGGAGTGGACCCCTACTTTGCCGAACAGCTTTTCCGTGATATCATCTATCAGTCGGTCCGCTTTCAGAGCCATTCCCTGCTGGATCATCAGAACAACAAACTGGATGTGAGATCCATCTCGGTCTCCTACCAGGGAACCCGGGGCGCATACAGCCATCAGGCCGCCATGCGCCATTTTTCCGAACGCTACGACGACATCCGCTGCATCGGGTTCAAGACATTTCACCAGGCGGCGGCGGCCGTGGAAGAGGGCGAAACGGATGTGGCCATACTGCCGATTGAGAATACCACCGCCGGCTCCATCAACGATACCTACGATGTACTTGCCGAAAAGGAGCTGCATATCATCGGGGAGGAGGTGCTGAAAGTAAATCACTGCCTGATGACCACCAGGCCGGTGGAGATATCCGATGTTAAACGCATTATCTCACACCCGCAGGCCATCTCCCAATGCAGCCGGTTTCTGGCCGAACTGACCCACTGCCGGGTCGATCCCTATACCGATACCGCCATGGCCGCAAAAAAGGTCAAAGAGGATGCGGATCCCGCCCAGGCAGCGATCGCCAGTTCCTACGCCGCCGAGCTCTACGAGCTGTATATCATTGCCAAAGACATGGCCAATCAGCCGGGAAACTATACCCGTTTTGTCATTGTATCGCGGGATCCGATCGTGTGTGATCCTCAGATTCCGGCCAAGACATCATTGCTGCTGGCAACCGTCCACGAAAAAGGCGCCCTGCTCAAATGCCTGAAGGTGCTCGAGAAGCACGGAATCAATATGACCAAGCTCGAGTCGCGTCCCCGCCTGGGCAAGCCCTGGCAGTATCTGTTCTACGTTGACCTCGAGGGCAATCGGGAGGAGTCCAATATGCGCGCAGCCCTCAAAAAAATCGAGGACAAGGCGGCACATTTCAAAATTCTGGGTTGCTATCCGGCGCAACAGGCCGGGAATTGA